Proteins from a genomic interval of Paenibacillus sp. FSL R5-0623:
- the pucL gene encoding factor-independent urate hydroxylase — protein MSDLIKLVNNWSITQFVHTFGGLFEESPWVAERSGLSRPFDSFEQMMKVMKNVVQASDDQVKLQLLRNHPDLGARISMSSNSIQEQAGAGLDSLSQEQYNELQQLNKAYTSQFGFPFILAVKGHTASSILESMRQRHRRGREEEFETALKEVFKIAGIRLEQWLAQIGHEHEFVSKPAAVQQRTMYYGKGDVWMYRSYAKPLTGIQSIPESPFMGRSNILFGLNIKLAVQGDEFLPSFAEGDNSLVVATDSMKNFILKHAADYTGATVEGFLALVSRRFLETYPQMSKVQMTADQIPFEDIPIGLEGSYRPSALVFRYSQNDRATAAVEAERTGDSIELSNHFSGVADLRLIKVKGSEFAGFMQDEYTTLPETWDRPLFIFLNINWRYEDPRDGMDDQRGRYVAAEQVRDLAAAVFHECRSASIQHLIYQIGRRLLSRFEQLSEVSFESNNRTWETVLEEVKEGEGKVFTEPRPPYGFQGFSMTRDDLGTDGRDSGKAGDV, from the coding sequence ATGAGCGACTTAATTAAACTTGTTAACAACTGGTCTATCACACAGTTTGTGCATACGTTTGGCGGGTTATTCGAGGAATCACCGTGGGTAGCTGAGCGTTCCGGACTTTCACGACCTTTCGATTCATTTGAACAGATGATGAAAGTAATGAAGAACGTGGTTCAGGCATCGGATGACCAGGTGAAGTTGCAGTTGCTTCGAAATCACCCGGATCTTGGAGCACGTATCAGCATGAGCAGCAACTCCATTCAGGAGCAGGCTGGTGCAGGACTTGATTCACTCTCACAAGAGCAATACAACGAACTTCAACAATTAAACAAAGCATATACAAGCCAATTTGGCTTTCCTTTCATATTGGCCGTTAAAGGCCATACCGCAAGCTCCATCCTCGAATCCATGCGGCAACGTCATCGCCGAGGCAGGGAAGAAGAATTCGAGACTGCATTGAAGGAAGTATTCAAGATAGCGGGCATTCGTTTGGAGCAGTGGCTCGCACAGATCGGTCATGAACATGAGTTCGTGAGCAAGCCAGCCGCAGTGCAGCAGCGGACCATGTATTACGGCAAAGGAGATGTGTGGATGTATCGTTCCTACGCCAAGCCGCTGACGGGCATACAGTCGATCCCGGAATCTCCGTTCATGGGACGCAGTAATATTCTGTTTGGATTGAACATTAAGCTCGCTGTGCAGGGCGATGAATTCTTGCCTTCTTTTGCAGAAGGGGATAATTCGCTGGTGGTCGCAACCGATTCGATGAAAAATTTCATTCTCAAACATGCAGCGGATTACACAGGAGCGACGGTGGAAGGATTTCTTGCGCTGGTAAGTCGGCGTTTTCTGGAGACGTATCCGCAGATGAGCAAGGTTCAGATGACAGCGGACCAGATTCCGTTTGAAGATATACCCATTGGATTAGAAGGAAGTTATCGACCGAGTGCCCTCGTATTTCGTTATTCACAGAATGATCGTGCGACTGCTGCCGTGGAAGCGGAACGAACAGGAGACTCGATTGAACTCAGCAACCATTTCAGTGGTGTAGCCGATCTGAGACTGATCAAGGTCAAAGGCAGTGAATTTGCCGGATTTATGCAGGATGAATATACCACTCTTCCAGAGACATGGGATCGACCGTTATTTATTTTCCTGAACATCAATTGGCGTTATGAAGATCCGAGAGATGGCATGGATGATCAGCGTGGACGGTATGTGGCGGCGGAACAGGTTAGGGACTTGGCAGCTGCGGTATTTCATGAGTGTCGATCCGCTTCCATTCAACATCTGATTTACCAGATTGGACGAAGGTTGTTAAGCCGATTTGAGCAACTGAGTGAGGTTTCATTTGAGTCCAATAATCGGACATGGGAGACAGTGCTGGAGGAAGTGAAAGAGGGAGAAGGAAAAGTATTTACCGAGCCGAGACCACCTTATGGATTCCAGGGTTTTTCGATGACAAGGGATGATCTGGGAACAGACGGCCGTGACTCCGGGAAAGCAGGTGACGTCTAA
- the allB gene encoding allantoinase AllB, translated as MTTFDTIIRGARVVLRDRVEQLDIGITGEKITELSTRLTAGEATCIIEAEGLTVMPGVVDIHVHFNEPGLASWEGFRSGSAALAAGGITTYVDMPLNGVPPTTRPEAWEMKMKAAADQSYVDYAFWGGLVPGNRGDLAPLAGLGAAGFKAFMSEPGGEGEDIFARADDHTLLDGMHEIATLKRVLALHAEDEGMVAELGAKSIAEGKTEPMDYIRSRPVEAEVVAVARALRYGEQTGCALHFVHISTREALDLIADAKRRGQDVTSETCPHYLTLTDQDVIRLGAVAKCAPPLRSSSEQEQLWDALTSGLIDVIASDHSPCPPSMKQSDNFFEIWGGISGAQSTLLIMLEDGHLRRNIDLPLLGRVLSLQPARRLGLENKGEIAIGKDADLVLIDWEKSTTLNTEDLLYTHKQSPYVGRTFNCQIADVFCRGQRVYNSESGLSPVPVGQHIVAYSSSPIEAGTEETP; from the coding sequence ATGACAACATTTGATACCATCATCCGGGGGGCCCGGGTGGTGCTGAGAGATCGGGTAGAACAACTGGATATTGGCATTACTGGTGAAAAAATAACGGAACTATCCACGCGGCTGACCGCTGGTGAAGCGACTTGCATCATAGAAGCTGAGGGGCTTACAGTGATGCCGGGTGTCGTGGACATTCATGTACACTTCAATGAACCCGGACTCGCCAGTTGGGAGGGATTCCGATCGGGTTCGGCAGCCCTTGCCGCAGGGGGAATCACGACCTATGTCGATATGCCGCTTAACGGCGTACCGCCAACCACAAGGCCGGAAGCATGGGAAATGAAAATGAAAGCAGCGGCAGACCAATCGTATGTTGATTATGCGTTCTGGGGAGGTTTGGTTCCCGGCAATCGTGGTGATCTTGCTCCACTGGCAGGGTTGGGTGCTGCCGGATTCAAGGCGTTTATGTCCGAGCCGGGTGGAGAAGGGGAAGATATCTTTGCCAGAGCCGATGACCACACGCTATTGGACGGAATGCATGAAATTGCAACATTAAAACGTGTGCTGGCACTTCATGCAGAGGACGAAGGCATGGTTGCCGAACTCGGTGCGAAAAGCATTGCTGAGGGAAAGACTGAACCGATGGATTATATCCGGTCCCGTCCTGTGGAAGCCGAAGTCGTCGCGGTTGCGCGCGCGTTGAGATACGGTGAACAGACTGGATGTGCGCTGCATTTTGTGCATATTAGTACCCGGGAAGCCCTGGATCTAATTGCAGACGCCAAACGGCGTGGGCAGGATGTGACTTCGGAGACATGCCCTCATTATCTGACGCTGACCGATCAGGATGTGATCCGATTGGGTGCTGTAGCGAAATGTGCTCCACCGCTTCGCAGCTCTTCCGAACAGGAGCAGTTATGGGATGCGCTGACTTCGGGATTGATTGATGTTATTGCCTCAGACCATTCTCCATGTCCGCCATCCATGAAACAATCTGATAACTTCTTCGAAATCTGGGGCGGTATATCCGGTGCGCAAAGCACATTGCTAATCATGCTGGAGGATGGACATCTTCGACGTAATATCGACCTCCCGTTGCTCGGAAGAGTGCTCTCCCTGCAGCCTGCCAGAAGGCTTGGTTTGGAGAACAAAGGAGAGATTGCGATTGGCAAGGATGCAGATCTGGTCCTGATTGACTGGGAAAAAAGCACAACCCTGAATACGGAGGATCTGCTCTATACGCATAAACAGAGCCCCTATGTGGGACGTACATTTAACTGTCAGATTGCAGACGTATTTTGCCGTGGGCAGCGTGTTTACAACTCGGAATCCGGATTATCTCCTGTGCCTGTCGGACAGCACATTGTAGCCTATTCCTCTAGTCCCATCGAAGCGGGAACGGAGGAGACGCCATGA
- the ggt gene encoding gamma-glutamyltransferase — protein MLNQMPISREVMVTSPHYLASAVGSSILQQGGNAYDAAVAVSAALGVVYPHMTGLGGDAFFLIHDGASGEITAYNGSGRSAAGIHADTFKAMGMSAIPQRGVLSAITVPGMVDAWWEVWSRYGKLPWEQLLEPAAQYAEKGCPISRNLHLWMERDEDFIMGHTPLRAVFAPLGTLLQEGELLIQPDLAASIRLIQMEGRDTFYTGELADRLTSAIREDGGMLAPADFAGHRGEWVKPVSTEYRGYEVHQMPPNSQGFSMLMMLNMLEHTDLSSVARTSPEFYHLMAEVVKKAFRDRDRYLTDPDFRDIPLDLLLSKDYGDQLWNEIQSAPPVAQPFLSKTIGQDTAYAAVVDSEGNAVSFIQSLYFDFGAAYVPGDTGVIMQNRGAFFSLDPRDANVLEPNKRSFHTLMPGLVTRDGKPYMLVGTQGGEGQPQTQLSVLTGVLDYGLNIQEAISLPRWVYGRTWGEEGDTMRVENRYHDDVCATLAQWGHNVEARAPWDGIMGQSQGIVIREDGMISGAADPRGDGMAIGW, from the coding sequence ATGTTAAACCAGATGCCAATCTCCAGAGAGGTCATGGTCACCTCTCCTCATTATCTGGCGAGTGCAGTGGGAAGCTCCATCCTCCAGCAGGGCGGGAATGCTTATGATGCCGCTGTTGCGGTCAGTGCAGCTCTGGGTGTGGTATATCCGCATATGACCGGACTTGGAGGGGATGCCTTCTTCCTGATTCATGACGGAGCCAGCGGTGAGATTACCGCCTATAACGGAAGTGGCCGCTCAGCCGCAGGCATTCATGCGGATACGTTCAAAGCGATGGGGATGAGTGCCATCCCTCAGCGCGGTGTGCTTAGTGCTATCACGGTTCCGGGAATGGTGGATGCATGGTGGGAAGTCTGGTCCCGGTATGGTAAGTTACCGTGGGAGCAGTTGCTTGAACCTGCCGCGCAGTATGCGGAAAAAGGATGCCCTATATCCCGGAATCTCCACCTATGGATGGAAAGGGATGAAGATTTCATTATGGGGCATACACCGCTGCGAGCGGTATTTGCGCCTTTGGGTACACTTTTGCAGGAAGGCGAGCTGCTGATCCAGCCTGATCTTGCTGCCTCCATTCGTCTGATTCAGATGGAAGGTCGAGATACTTTTTATACAGGAGAACTCGCGGATCGTCTGACTTCGGCTATTCGTGAGGATGGGGGCATGCTTGCACCAGCAGACTTTGCAGGGCATCGTGGCGAGTGGGTGAAACCGGTCAGCACGGAGTATCGTGGCTATGAAGTTCATCAGATGCCGCCCAACTCGCAGGGATTCTCGATGCTGATGATGTTAAATATGCTGGAACATACGGATCTGTCCTCTGTAGCACGTACCTCACCGGAATTCTATCATCTGATGGCGGAAGTGGTGAAAAAGGCGTTTCGTGATCGTGATCGTTATCTGACGGACCCGGATTTCAGGGACATTCCGCTGGATCTTCTGTTGTCCAAGGATTACGGAGACCAATTGTGGAATGAGATTCAGTCTGCTCCACCTGTGGCACAACCGTTTTTGTCTAAAACAATAGGTCAGGACACGGCGTATGCAGCGGTTGTTGATAGTGAAGGCAACGCCGTGTCATTCATCCAAAGCCTGTATTTTGACTTCGGTGCAGCCTATGTCCCAGGGGATACGGGAGTTATCATGCAGAACCGGGGGGCGTTTTTCTCCCTAGATCCGAGAGATGCCAATGTACTGGAACCAAACAAACGCTCATTCCATACCCTCATGCCGGGCCTTGTTACACGAGATGGCAAACCTTATATGCTCGTGGGTACACAGGGCGGAGAAGGCCAGCCGCAGACACAATTATCGGTGCTTACCGGAGTGCTTGATTATGGGCTCAACATTCAGGAAGCGATCAGCCTGCCGCGTTGGGTGTATGGACGTACCTGGGGCGAAGAAGGCGATACGATGCGTGTGGAGAACCGATATCATGACGACGTATGTGCAACCCTTGCCCAGTGGGGACATAACGTTGAAGCCAGAGCGCCGTGGGACGGGATAATGGGACAGTCGCAAGGCATTGTCATTCGTGAGGACGGCATGATTAGCGGTGCAGCAGACCCTAGAGGTGATGGAATGGCTATTGGATGGTAA
- a CDS encoding Zn-dependent hydrolase yields the protein MTESGAYRSSGTNNAPLPLPNVEQVELQAMLDWLSTYGADAQGGVTRLLYDSVWCEAQGALAAKMQEKGLSPEFDQSGNLYGTLKSEIDEKTTGAEALPIVTGSHIDSVVYGGKYDGAYGVVAGVLALEYLQKHFGAPKRTLQVVSLCEEEGSRFPFAYWGSRSITGITSLEDVEHLKDQDGITFAQAIRDAGFGPDSAYRPAAKNYGAFIELHIEQGQVLERLGHSIGVVSDIVGQKRFSITVSGEANHAGTTPMSWRKDALAGAAEMIAAVRSIALDAGEPLVATVGRITANPGVGNVVAARAVFSLDIRHIRQESIDRCWQDMLQAFSRIAAEQQLGLDWEEHLSVTPIPMNAQMISDIQDTCEQEQLSYWLMPSGAGHDSQIFQPACPTAMIFVPSQDGISHNPLEYTAEADLMHGFRVLVRLLYKYGYGS from the coding sequence ATGACGGAGTCTGGAGCATACCGGTCATCCGGTACAAATAACGCACCTCTTCCTTTGCCCAATGTAGAACAGGTGGAGCTGCAAGCCATGCTTGACTGGCTGTCGACATATGGTGCGGATGCACAGGGTGGCGTCACACGACTGTTGTATGACTCGGTTTGGTGTGAAGCACAAGGTGCCCTTGCAGCCAAAATGCAGGAGAAAGGGCTGTCTCCCGAATTTGACCAGTCTGGTAATCTGTATGGCACATTGAAGAGCGAAATTGATGAAAAAACAACTGGTGCAGAAGCATTACCGATTGTGACCGGTTCACATATTGATTCTGTCGTGTATGGCGGCAAATATGATGGTGCTTACGGTGTGGTGGCTGGTGTCCTTGCTTTGGAGTATTTGCAGAAGCATTTCGGAGCACCGAAGCGCACACTTCAAGTGGTATCGTTATGTGAGGAAGAGGGAAGCCGCTTCCCTTTTGCGTATTGGGGTTCACGCAGTATAACTGGAATAACGTCTCTGGAAGATGTAGAGCATCTGAAGGATCAAGACGGGATTACCTTTGCACAAGCGATTCGGGATGCAGGCTTTGGACCCGATAGTGCATATAGACCTGCCGCGAAAAATTACGGTGCCTTTATTGAGCTTCACATTGAGCAAGGTCAGGTTCTGGAACGTCTTGGACATTCGATTGGAGTTGTATCCGACATTGTAGGTCAGAAGCGGTTCAGTATCACCGTGAGCGGTGAAGCGAATCATGCGGGGACGACGCCGATGTCCTGGCGTAAGGACGCACTTGCCGGAGCAGCCGAGATGATTGCTGCGGTAAGGAGTATCGCATTGGATGCAGGCGAACCGCTCGTAGCCACGGTTGGGAGAATCACGGCCAATCCGGGTGTTGGGAATGTGGTTGCAGCCCGGGCGGTGTTCTCGCTGGATATCCGCCATATTCGGCAGGAAAGTATTGATCGCTGCTGGCAGGATATGCTCCAGGCATTTAGTCGTATCGCAGCTGAGCAGCAGCTTGGACTGGACTGGGAAGAACATCTGTCGGTGACGCCCATTCCCATGAATGCGCAGATGATCTCAGACATTCAGGATACCTGTGAGCAGGAGCAGTTGTCCTACTGGTTAATGCCAAGCGGCGCGGGACATGATTCGCAGATTTTTCAGCCGGCTTGTCCAACGGCAATGATCTTTGTGCCGAGTCAGGATGGTATCAGTCATAATCCACTTGAATATACAGCTGAAGCAGACCTGATGCACGGTTTTCGGGTTCTGGTCCGGCTACTCTATAAATACGGTTACGGGAGTTGA
- a CDS encoding alanine--glyoxylate aminotransferase family protein, whose product MSNYKELSPSLRTIMTPGPVEVDPRVLRALSFPILGQFDPEFTSLMNETMAMLRELYMTDNEWCYPVDGTSRSGIEAVLVSLIQPGDKVLVPIYGRFGHLLVEISERCGAEVVFFETEWGTVFDPEEVIKAIHTHKPSLVAMVHGETSTGQMQPLAEIGKACRDLDILLVVDAVATIGGTPVETDAWHLDAVMGGTQKCLSVPSGMAPLTYNSRVEQKLMSRKTVERGLRDATSARAEGRTIASNYFDLSQLQDYWSSARLNHHTEATSMLYGLHEGLRILLQEGLEARFQRHLVNERALVAGIQGMGLQLYGDMSSKLPVVTCITIPEGIDGESVRSMLLNDFGIEIASSFGPLKGQIWRIGTMGFSCQRKNVLHVLGALEAVLLRHRHVLPAGEAVQAALDVYAGKEGALC is encoded by the coding sequence ATGTCCAACTATAAAGAGTTATCTCCGTCCTTGCGGACCATTATGACCCCGGGACCCGTTGAGGTTGATCCACGCGTACTTAGAGCATTATCTTTTCCGATCCTGGGGCAATTTGACCCGGAATTCACATCCTTGATGAACGAGACAATGGCGATGCTGCGAGAGTTGTATATGACAGATAACGAGTGGTGTTATCCAGTCGACGGTACATCCCGTTCAGGGATTGAAGCTGTTTTGGTCAGTCTGATCCAGCCTGGTGACAAAGTTCTCGTCCCGATCTACGGACGATTCGGACATCTGCTGGTTGAAATCTCGGAACGCTGCGGTGCCGAGGTCGTCTTCTTCGAAACGGAATGGGGAACGGTATTTGATCCGGAAGAGGTGATCAAGGCAATCCATACCCATAAACCGAGTCTGGTTGCGATGGTTCATGGTGAGACTTCCACCGGTCAGATGCAGCCCCTTGCCGAGATTGGCAAAGCCTGTCGCGACCTTGATATCTTACTCGTCGTGGATGCTGTGGCTACCATTGGTGGGACTCCGGTGGAGACGGATGCCTGGCATCTGGATGCGGTAATGGGTGGTACGCAGAAGTGCCTGTCCGTTCCTTCAGGGATGGCACCTCTCACGTACAACAGTCGTGTGGAACAGAAACTGATGAGCCGCAAAACAGTTGAACGCGGACTTCGAGATGCAACCAGTGCACGGGCAGAAGGCCGCACCATTGCCAGCAATTATTTTGACCTGAGCCAATTGCAGGATTACTGGAGTTCAGCACGGTTGAACCACCATACGGAGGCCACCTCCATGCTCTACGGTCTTCACGAAGGTTTGCGCATTCTGCTGCAAGAAGGATTGGAGGCCAGGTTCCAAAGACATCTGGTGAATGAACGTGCGTTGGTCGCGGGAATTCAGGGAATGGGACTGCAATTGTATGGGGATATGTCCAGTAAACTTCCGGTGGTCACTTGTATCACCATTCCGGAGGGGATTGATGGTGAGTCGGTGCGCAGCATGTTGCTGAACGATTTTGGCATTGAGATTGCCAGTTCATTTGGACCGTTGAAAGGGCAGATCTGGCGGATCGGTACAATGGGATTCAGCTGCCAACGCAAGAACGTACTTCATGTGCTGGGAGCACTGGAAGCTGTTCTATTACGTCATCGTCATGTACTACCTGCCGGTGAAGCAGTGCAGGCCGCATTGGATGTGTATGCAGGGAAGGAGGGTGCTTTATGTTAA
- the uraH gene encoding hydroxyisourate hydrolase: MSLSDGRITTHVLDTSKGVPAAGVRIELYTLKRDGEQESKIKVAESVTNADGRLDAPLLDGGKLESAIYELQFHVESYYAQRSLEELGQALWTIVPIRFAVSDASSHYHIPLLIAPGGYSTYRGS; this comes from the coding sequence ATGTCGCTGTCTGATGGACGAATTACAACTCATGTGCTGGATACATCCAAAGGCGTGCCTGCTGCGGGTGTTCGGATCGAGCTGTATACCCTGAAGAGGGATGGAGAACAGGAAAGCAAGATAAAAGTGGCTGAGTCGGTGACCAATGCGGATGGGCGTTTGGATGCACCGTTGCTGGATGGAGGCAAGTTGGAGTCAGCCATATATGAGCTTCAATTCCATGTCGAGAGTTATTACGCACAGCGTTCGTTGGAGGAGCTGGGTCAGGCATTATGGACGATTGTTCCAATTCGTTTTGCGGTATCTGATGCCTCAAGCCATTACCATATTCCATTATTGATTGCTCCAGGAGGTTACAGTACATACCGGGGAAGCTGA
- a CDS encoding PucR family transcriptional regulator ligand-binding domain-containing protein → MQLTVKEALQVYPLSEAKLVAGGEGTSRMMKSVNVMDAPDIADWIKSGEMLFTTAFIMKDSETDALRLMRRLNERGCAGLGIKLGRFWQSIPQGIVEEADRLRLPLLELPFQFTFSDQMNALFKAEHERSNRLLHEVVQKQKKLMQFALQQQPHRNVFAELATVLNYPLAVIGSRGHVLYGSEGIAGDAVTQGWPWKSVMHRVKWNQGSCHRVPIKQNDEEYGSLLVFTDSALSLRAEEELFLQAADVLAFYMDMTYREHINPTVQDEMRTLLTQYLDNKMTVQELTTLSENKGVHLFQGTYQCVLITLEPTLFAEGKLLKQIHRELQYNPLMQFTASQHFQIEDGILSIYTCPTGRDYGEELSSFLLSRFGDVLAAQEAKGAPAPRFWISKMKHEPKSLREAYQECLDTRQLARRFGMKDRALQFEMLEFAYVFQHVPDNIMENYCNKVLEPLLARDGDPNQVLMNTLESFIENDGLINEAAKQLFVHRNTVTYRMEKVGSLLQMDFKKTNDLLKLKLVFTFRKFVRDKAAARPQNVQL, encoded by the coding sequence ATGCAACTTACGGTTAAAGAGGCTTTACAGGTATACCCGTTGTCAGAGGCCAAACTGGTTGCGGGTGGAGAAGGGACTTCACGGATGATGAAATCCGTTAATGTCATGGACGCTCCTGATATCGCGGATTGGATCAAATCCGGAGAAATGCTGTTCACCACCGCTTTTATTATGAAAGACAGTGAGACGGATGCGCTACGTTTGATGCGGCGCTTGAACGAACGTGGCTGCGCAGGACTGGGCATCAAGTTGGGACGTTTCTGGCAGTCCATTCCCCAAGGTATTGTTGAGGAAGCCGATCGACTTCGGTTGCCACTCCTTGAGCTCCCCTTTCAATTCACCTTCTCCGACCAGATGAATGCCTTGTTCAAGGCTGAGCATGAACGCAGTAACCGATTGTTGCATGAGGTCGTGCAGAAACAGAAGAAATTAATGCAGTTTGCACTGCAACAGCAGCCACATCGGAATGTGTTTGCCGAACTTGCCACGGTGCTGAACTATCCGCTTGCCGTCATTGGTTCACGTGGGCATGTGCTGTATGGTAGTGAAGGCATTGCAGGGGATGCTGTAACCCAAGGCTGGCCTTGGAAATCCGTCATGCACCGAGTGAAATGGAATCAGGGAAGTTGTCATCGCGTTCCGATCAAGCAAAATGATGAAGAGTACGGGTCGTTGCTTGTGTTTACGGATTCAGCCCTATCACTTCGAGCAGAAGAAGAGCTGTTCCTGCAGGCTGCCGATGTACTGGCTTTCTATATGGATATGACCTATCGTGAGCACATTAATCCGACCGTGCAGGATGAGATGCGCACACTGCTTACACAGTATTTGGATAACAAAATGACCGTTCAGGAATTGACCACTTTGAGTGAAAACAAAGGTGTACATCTGTTCCAGGGAACCTATCAGTGCGTGCTGATTACTCTTGAGCCGACTCTGTTTGCAGAGGGGAAGCTGCTTAAACAGATTCATCGTGAATTGCAGTACAATCCGCTGATGCAATTTACGGCCTCACAGCATTTTCAGATCGAGGATGGCATTCTGTCCATCTATACCTGTCCAACAGGGCGAGATTATGGAGAGGAGCTGTCAAGTTTTCTCTTGAGCCGGTTTGGTGATGTACTGGCAGCACAAGAAGCAAAAGGGGCACCGGCTCCGCGTTTCTGGATCAGCAAAATGAAACATGAGCCGAAGTCACTCCGTGAAGCATACCAGGAGTGTCTGGATACACGACAACTGGCTCGTCGCTTCGGCATGAAAGATCGTGCGCTGCAATTTGAAATGCTCGAATTTGCCTACGTGTTCCAACACGTACCGGATAACATCATGGAGAACTACTGCAATAAAGTACTTGAGCCGTTACTCGCTAGGGATGGTGATCCCAATCAGGTACTGATGAATACGCTGGAGTCCTTTATCGAGAATGACGGACTGATCAATGAAGCTGCCAAGCAGCTGTTTGTACATCGGAACACCGTTACCTATCGTATGGAGAAAGTCGGCAGTTTGCTGCAGATGGACTTTAAGAAGACAAATGATCTGCTTAAGTTGAAGTTGGTATTCACCTTCCGTAAGTTTGTTCGAGATAAAGCCGCTGCAAGACCACAAAATGTCCAACTATAG